The nucleotide sequence GATAAGTTTTTCTATAGCCCCCATGTCTCTTCTGTGCGCCTGTACGCATCTCCCCTTCGTTATCCGCTCTTTTTCAAGATGTCGTGCTGAAACCTGCTATTTGAGCATACTTTATCTTGAAGTTCAAGTCATGCGGCTCCCTTTCATTCAGGTCTCTCTACGATTAAGCTTCTGATTATGGTTTTGCCTCATCTGGTTGCCCTGTTGACTCTTCGGTATCACGAGAGAATCTTTTTTTCGATTTAGTTTCTATTCAGCTATTGACTGACCGGCAAACAGTTCATATACTATAAATTTCAATGGACATGTTAATCCAAGTTGTACCCCGTAAAATCGAAGTTATGCCCTTATCTTGCTGTGTTCTTGAGTGTGTAGCCCTTCTGAACATTCCCCACCCGTCTGTTTTATTATACAGGTATTACAATGTGTGGTAGCAATTTGCACTAAGGTTATGCTATACTAATAGACCTAACATACAATACGATGCTGGGTGTGCTGCGCGTTCAAGTCGTTTGAAAAACGCGGTAAATACATATTGTTATGGCCCGCATTTTTTTTCAATTTTCGAGCATTAACTTACTAACTCCTCCCGTAATATAGGAATGAATACTTATAAGAATCTGAGCATGTGGCTCGTCATCGGCCTGACAGCAATCCTTCTGGTGAATCTTTTTAATCAGAAGACAGAGTCACGTATTCCGATGACCTATAGCCAATTTTGGACCAGTGTAGAAACCGGAGCAATCCGTCAGGTAACGATCCAAGGTGATAAGGTATTGGGGCATTCCGCTGACGGTCAACCTTTTACCACCGTGACCCCGGATGATACAGAACTCATCCCCATGCTGCGCAAATCAGGGGTTGATATCTCGGTGAAGGCGCCAGATCAGGAGTCATTATGGGTGTCTATCTTTATTTCTTGGTTTCCCATGTTGCTTTTGATCGGTGTCTGGGTCTTCTTTATGCGGCAGATGCAGATGGGGGGCAACGGCAAAGGGGGAGCCCTTGGTTTTGGCAGAACCCGAGCTAAACTGCAGGAAGAAGGAGAGGTCAAAATCACCTTCAAGGATGTTGCTGGTATTGATGAGGCAAAAAATGAGCTTGAAGAAATTGTTGATTTCTTAAAAGATCCAGAAAAATTTACCACCTTAGGTGGACGGATTCCGAAGGGTGTGCTTTTGGCAGGCCCTCCAGGGACCGGAAAGACGTTGTTGGCCAAGGCCATTGCCGGAGAGGCTGAAGTACCTTTTTTTACTATCTCAGGTTCTGATTTTGTCGAGATGTTTGTTGGTGTGGGAGCCTCCAGAGTCCGTGATCTGTTCAATCAGGGCATGAAAAATGCGCCCTGTATTATTTTTATCGACGAGATTGATGCGGTGGGGCGGCATCGCGGTGCTGGTCTGGGCGGTGGTCACGACGAGCGTGAGCAGACCCTGAATCAGCTCCTGGTTGAGATGGACGGGTTTAATGCCAATGACGGGGTTATTATTATCGCAGCCACCAACCGGCCTGATGTCCTGGACCCGGCCCTGCTTCGTCCTGGTCGTTTTGATCGCCAGGTCATTGTACCGGTGCCCGATATCAAGGGGCGCAAGCTGATCCTGGAAATTTACGGTGAAAAGACCAAACTGGCTGACGATGTGGATATGGAGGTTATTGCCCGAGGTACTCCAGGATTTTCCGGTGCTGATCTGGAGAATCTGGTCAATGAAGCTGCCCTGGTTGCAGCCCGTCAGGGCGCAAAAGAGGTCACTCTGGAGTTCCTGGAAATAGCCAAGGACAAGATCATGATGGGTGCTGAGCGCAAGTCTATGATCATTCCTGATAAAGAGAAAAAGATCACGGCCTATCATGAGGCTGGTCATGCCATTGTCGCCCGGATGCTGCCAGGGACAGATCCTATCCACAAGGTAACGATTATCCCCCGGGGCAGGGCTCTGGGCCTGACTATGCAGCTGCCCATTGACGAAAAATATACCCATTCTAAACAATATCTGCTCAATAATATCTCTATCCTCTACGGCGGTTGGGTGGCAGAAAAGATTATTTTTGGTGAGATCACCACCGGGGCAGGTAATGACATCGAACGGGCGAGCGAGTTGGCCCGCAAGATGGTCTGCGAATGGGGAATGAGCGATGAGCTGGGCCCCTTGGCCTATGGGAAAAAGGAAGAACAGATCTTTCTGGGGCGGGAGATTGCCCAGCACCGTGACTACAGCGAGGAGACTGCCCGCAAGATTGACGAGGTGGTGAAAAAAATTATTCTCGATGCCACCACTGCCACCACGACCCTGCTGGAGGAACATATTGAGATCCTGAAGGCCGTTGCTGACGAGTTGCTGGAAAAAGAGACCATTACCCTGGAAGATATTGACCGACTTATTCAGGAGCTGAAGGGTGAGGGCGAAACAGCTGCTGCTCCTGGAGCCGAGAGCAACGAGGCATCTGGTCAGGAAGAGACCGTTGATAAGGCATAACAGGCAGAGCAATGACTTTTTATTAAGAGGCTGGCATGATGAGCAGCCCTGCTGAGAGCCGGGGCTGCGGCCCAGGCAGTACACAGAAAAAGAATCAAGGCACAGGACTGCTCCTGTGCCTTTTTTTTATGAGGATTTTATGAGGATTTTATGAGGAGCGCTGTATGAGCAAGGTACAGGTTATGGGGATCCTGAATGTGACTCCGGATTCCTTTTCCGATGGGGGGCAGTTTAGCGGCGAGCAGGCGCTTAGGGAGCAGGTCGAAAAGATGCTTGCGCACGGCGTGGATATTATCGATATTGGCGGAGAATCCACCCGCCCTTTTGCTGAGCCTGTGCCAGAGCAGGAGGAGCTGGAGCGGGTCATTCCGGCGATCAAGGCCGTGCGGGCCCTCTCTGCGGCAATTCCCATCTCCATTGATACCACCAAGGCCAGGGTGGTCGCTGTTGCCCTTGAACATGGAGCCACCATCATCAACGATATCTCGGCCCTGCGCCAGGACCCGGAGATGATCACTGTGGCCCGTGCCTGCGATGCCCCGATTATTATTATGCATATGCAGGGGCGACCCGAGGATATGCAGGTGGCGCCCCAATATGAGGATGTTGTTGCTGAGATCAAAGCCTTTTTTCAGGAACGGACAGGATGGCTGGAGGGCCAGGGCATTGCCCGGCAGCGCATCATTCTTGATCCTGGTATCGGCTTTGGTAAGACCCTTGCCCATAATCTGGCGATCCTGCGCAATGTAAGGGCGTTTAAAGAGCTCGGTTACCTGGTCCTGATCGGCCATTCCCGTAAATCCTTTATGGAGAAACTGCTCGGTACCCCGGTTGGTGAGCGGGATTGTCCCACCGCAATTATTTCGGCCCTCTGTGCCCAGCAGGGTGCGGATATCCTGCGGGTCCATGATGTGGCCAAGACCGTTGCTGCGGTCCGACTTGCTGAAGAACTCGGGCAAGGCCCAGTATAAGCAACCCATCGCAGTACTGAACGGATCAACCTCAACCCGGGTTGGACTATGAAAACCTTGTTCAGGCAGCGTAGACGCAGCGTAGGCGCAGCGGACAGGATAGCGGAATCGATTGGGTGGATCTTCTGGAGAAGATATTGAAGTAATGTTACTGAAGTAATGCAACGCTGGTGCGTTTGCTACCGATTTTTTTGGGGGAGAGCAACCTGGATGGGGTTGCCCGCAGTATATGGAT is from Candidatus Electrothrix sp. GW3-4 and encodes:
- the ftsH gene encoding ATP-dependent zinc metalloprotease FtsH translates to MNTYKNLSMWLVIGLTAILLVNLFNQKTESRIPMTYSQFWTSVETGAIRQVTIQGDKVLGHSADGQPFTTVTPDDTELIPMLRKSGVDISVKAPDQESLWVSIFISWFPMLLLIGVWVFFMRQMQMGGNGKGGALGFGRTRAKLQEEGEVKITFKDVAGIDEAKNELEEIVDFLKDPEKFTTLGGRIPKGVLLAGPPGTGKTLLAKAIAGEAEVPFFTISGSDFVEMFVGVGASRVRDLFNQGMKNAPCIIFIDEIDAVGRHRGAGLGGGHDEREQTLNQLLVEMDGFNANDGVIIIAATNRPDVLDPALLRPGRFDRQVIVPVPDIKGRKLILEIYGEKTKLADDVDMEVIARGTPGFSGADLENLVNEAALVAARQGAKEVTLEFLEIAKDKIMMGAERKSMIIPDKEKKITAYHEAGHAIVARMLPGTDPIHKVTIIPRGRALGLTMQLPIDEKYTHSKQYLLNNISILYGGWVAEKIIFGEITTGAGNDIERASELARKMVCEWGMSDELGPLAYGKKEEQIFLGREIAQHRDYSEETARKIDEVVKKIILDATTATTTLLEEHIEILKAVADELLEKETITLEDIDRLIQELKGEGETAAAPGAESNEASGQEETVDKA
- the folP gene encoding dihydropteroate synthase → MSKVQVMGILNVTPDSFSDGGQFSGEQALREQVEKMLAHGVDIIDIGGESTRPFAEPVPEQEELERVIPAIKAVRALSAAIPISIDTTKARVVAVALEHGATIINDISALRQDPEMITVARACDAPIIIMHMQGRPEDMQVAPQYEDVVAEIKAFFQERTGWLEGQGIARQRIILDPGIGFGKTLAHNLAILRNVRAFKELGYLVLIGHSRKSFMEKLLGTPVGERDCPTAIISALCAQQGADILRVHDVAKTVAAVRLAEELGQGPV